One stretch of Pseudomonas sp. NC02 DNA includes these proteins:
- a CDS encoding ABC transporter substrate-binding protein — MTTILKLSAVISLCLAVNACSPAAAPKHETSAADGTVTNGVVTYSATDFHESSPGRSGGTLRVSAASDAGSFDVHALSNGNIQWMGRILFDCLVYQDEQGNISPWLARSWDISDDGKTYTFHLRDDVTFSDGEKFNAQALQTNLDHMRDPATKSPLAAAYIAPYLDGKVIDDYTFEAHLREPYTPFLDVLAQSWLSMISPRQIREAPKTIAEHPIGSGPFTLQSYTRDQGAVFIKRPGYNWAPPVTRHAGEAYLDRIELSYVPEAMIRFTALESGQSDFALDAPAQNAAAIRANPDLVMRSRIRKGNPSRGIVFNVEQAPFDDVRVRRAVAKAVDREGLAWISGFGEYIAKADFLAANTRFYQPNKEALAYDVKAANTLLDDAGWTGRDAQGYRTKAGQRLKATLLAYSSPAFPGSVSVAIQADLKKVGFEMTVEMLPLTRVIERRYAGKFQAMADGYWHTNTPDGMFVLYHSESISTDKRIGQNVGRFRDAELDRVLSAARQSRDPVELQALYGEAQKRLTETVPSVPSVEAQVLTAYGRQVQGVIFDTSHNVPFFTSIWLDRGQP, encoded by the coding sequence TTGACAACCATCCTGAAACTTTCGGCGGTTATTTCACTGTGCCTGGCAGTCAATGCCTGCTCACCGGCTGCGGCACCGAAACATGAAACGTCTGCGGCTGATGGCACGGTCACCAACGGTGTAGTGACTTATTCGGCGACGGACTTTCATGAGTCGTCACCGGGGCGCAGTGGCGGAACTTTGCGCGTCTCAGCCGCCTCCGACGCCGGCAGTTTCGATGTTCACGCACTGTCTAACGGCAACATCCAGTGGATGGGCCGGATTCTCTTCGATTGCCTGGTGTACCAGGACGAGCAGGGCAATATCAGCCCGTGGCTGGCTCGCTCCTGGGACATCTCCGACGACGGCAAGACCTACACCTTTCACCTGCGCGACGACGTGACCTTCAGCGACGGCGAGAAATTCAATGCCCAGGCGCTGCAAACCAACCTGGACCACATGCGCGACCCGGCGACCAAGTCCCCACTGGCCGCGGCCTATATCGCGCCGTACCTGGATGGCAAGGTCATCGACGACTACACCTTCGAAGCCCATTTGCGCGAACCCTATACGCCTTTCCTGGATGTGCTGGCGCAGTCCTGGCTGAGCATGATCTCCCCCAGGCAGATTCGCGAGGCGCCGAAGACCATCGCCGAGCACCCCATCGGCAGCGGCCCGTTTACGTTGCAGAGCTACACCCGTGACCAGGGCGCGGTGTTCATCAAGCGCCCCGGCTATAACTGGGCGCCACCGGTGACGCGCCACGCGGGCGAGGCCTACCTGGACCGTATCGAACTGAGCTACGTCCCCGAAGCCATGATCCGCTTCACGGCGCTAGAGTCCGGCCAGTCGGATTTCGCGCTTGATGCACCGGCCCAGAATGCCGCCGCCATCCGCGCCAACCCCGACCTGGTGATGCGCAGCCGGATTCGCAAGGGCAACCCGAGCCGTGGCATCGTGTTCAACGTCGAGCAGGCGCCATTCGACGACGTGCGAGTACGTCGCGCCGTGGCCAAAGCCGTCGACCGCGAAGGATTGGCGTGGATTTCCGGCTTCGGCGAATACATCGCCAAAGCCGATTTCCTGGCGGCGAATACCCGGTTTTATCAACCCAACAAAGAGGCCCTGGCCTACGACGTCAAGGCGGCCAATACCTTGCTCGATGATGCCGGTTGGACAGGGCGCGACGCCCAGGGCTATCGGACCAAGGCCGGGCAGCGCCTGAAGGCGACCTTGTTGGCCTATAGCAGCCCGGCCTTTCCCGGCAGCGTTTCGGTGGCCATCCAGGCCGACCTGAAAAAAGTCGGCTTTGAGATGACCGTCGAGATGCTGCCGCTGACCCGGGTGATCGAGAGGCGCTATGCCGGTAAGTTCCAGGCGATGGCGGACGGTTACTGGCACACCAACACACCCGACGGCATGTTCGTGCTTTATCACAGCGAGTCCATCAGCACCGATAAAAGGATCGGCCAGAACGTTGGACGCTTCCGTGATGCCGAACTGGATCGCGTGCTCAGCGCCGCTCGCCAATCCCGCGATCCGGTTGAGTTGCAGGCGCTCTATGGCGAGGCACAAAAGCGCCTGACCGAAACCGTGCCGTCGGTGCCTTCGGTGGAAGCCCAGGTACTCACCGCCT